From Trichomycterus rosablanca isolate fTriRos1 chromosome 27, fTriRos1.hap1, whole genome shotgun sequence, a single genomic window includes:
- the galr1b gene encoding galanin receptor type 1b, whose product MDLSRNETQLWLDEQQDANSTVSESLGPEAVIVPVIFGCIFFLGIVGNSLVMVVIGRIKSKRSRSTTNVFILNLSIADLSFLLFCVPFQATIYSLPEWVFGAFLCKFVHYFVTMSMLVSIFTLVAMSVDRYVAVVLSKKSPCIRNRRNALAGVCVIWALSFVFAVPVAQHQILTNHPDAPNSSFCWEIWSERMARRTYKITILIIGYLLPLFLITCCYTKVLYHLHKKIKNMSKKSEHSKRKTAQTVLLVVAAFLFCWMPHHIIAMWVEFGEFPLNDASFAFRIISHCLAYGNSCVNPILYAFLSENFRKACRQVFTCHLFYSPPPVKKIARIRMENFSTTHSTTNI is encoded by the exons TAAGCGAGTCGCTTGGTCCTGAGGCTGTTATCGTCCCTGTTATATTTGGATGCATATTTTTCTTAGGAATCGTCGGAAACTCTTTAGTTATGGTCGTGATAGGGAGGATCAAGTCAAAGCGCTCAAGAAGCACAACCAACGTTTTCATTCTTAACCTCAGCATAGCGGACTTATCATTCCTTCTCTTCTGCGTGCCCTTTCAAGCTACCATCTACTCACTACCCGAGTGGGTATTTGGAGCTTTCCTGTGCAAGTTTGTGCACTACTTTGTCACTATGAGCATGCTGGTGAGCATCTTCACCCTGGTCGCAATGTCCGTGGACAGGTACGTGGCCGTGGTACTCTCTAAAAAGTCTCCATGTATCCGCAACCGGAGAAACGCGCTGGCAGGAGTTTGTGTCATCTGGGCACTGTCGTTCGTCTTCGCCGTGCCAGTAGCGCAGCATCAGATCCTAACCAATCACCCGGACGCTCCGAACAGCTCATTCTGCTGGGAGATCTGGTCCGAGAGGATGGCCAGGCGTACATATAAAATCACCATTCTTATAATTGGGTATCTGTTACCACTGTTTCTAATCACATGCTGCTATACCAAG gttTTGTATCATCTTCATAAGAAAATTAAGAATATGTCCAAGAAGTCTGAACACTCAAAGAGAAAG ACAGCTCAGACTGTTCTGCTGGTTGTAGCGGCTTTCCTCTTTTGCTGGATGCCCCACCACATCATTGCCATGTGGGTGGAATTTGGCGAGTTCCCCCTAAATGATGCCTCCTTTGCATTCCGCATCATATCTCACTGCCTGGCCTATGGCAACTCATGCGTTAACCCTATCCTGTATGCCTTCTTGTCTGAGAACTTCCGCAAGGCCTGCCGGCAAGTATTTACCTGCCACCTCTTCTACTCTCCCCCACCAGTGAAGAAAATAGCACGGATCAGAATGGAAAACTTTTCCACCACACACTCCACCACCAACATTTGA